In Patescibacteria group bacterium, the following are encoded in one genomic region:
- a CDS encoding replication-associated recombination protein A: MAQKINSQQPLADRMRPQSLDEFLGQNEIVGDNRLLRQAIENDKLFSMIFWGPPGCGKTTLARLIAKLTKSDFIEFSAVSSNKADIKKVIQQAQIKFKAYQQCTILFIDELHRFNKAQQDFFLPYVEDGTIILIGATTENPSFEVISPLLSRMKVFVFKPLLDQDIIKILQQALKNKERGLGKNKIKIDKKTLEFLAQMSGGDARTALNALDLAVSLAQKNSQGEVGITLENIKEALQDKALIYDKKGEQHYNIISAFIKSLRGSDPDAALYWLARMLEAGEDARFIARRMVILASEDIGNACPTALVVATATAQAVEYVGLPEAQLNLAQAATYLASAPKSNSSYLGLLAAKEDVKNEGDLPVPLHLRNASTDLLKKLNYGKDYKYPHNFENSQVDQQYLPDKLKNKKYYKFKK; the protein is encoded by the coding sequence ATGGCTCAAAAAATCAATTCGCAACAACCTTTAGCTGATCGCATGCGTCCACAATCTTTGGACGAGTTTTTAGGTCAAAACGAAATAGTAGGTGATAATCGTTTACTGCGTCAAGCAATTGAAAATGATAAATTATTTTCAATGATTTTTTGGGGACCGCCAGGCTGTGGTAAAACAACTTTAGCGCGCTTGATTGCTAAATTAACCAAATCTGATTTTATTGAATTTTCAGCTGTTAGTTCAAATAAAGCTGATATTAAAAAAGTTATTCAACAGGCACAGATAAAATTTAAAGCCTATCAGCAATGTACGATTCTATTTATTGATGAGTTGCATCGATTTAATAAAGCTCAGCAAGATTTTTTTCTACCGTATGTTGAAGACGGTACAATTATTTTAATTGGTGCTACAACTGAAAATCCATCTTTTGAGGTTATTAGTCCTTTATTGTCTCGAATGAAAGTTTTTGTTTTTAAACCTTTATTAGATCAAGATATTATAAAAATTTTACAACAAGCTTTAAAAAATAAAGAGCGGGGCTTGGGGAAAAACAAAATTAAAATAGATAAAAAGACTTTAGAATTTTTAGCCCAGATGAGTGGGGGAGATGCTCGGACAGCTTTGAACGCTTTAGATTTAGCAGTGAGTTTAGCTCAGAAAAACTCTCAAGGTGAAGTTGGAATTACTTTAGAAAATATTAAAGAAGCCTTACAGGATAAAGCTTTAATATATGACAAAAAAGGCGAACAGCATTATAATATAATTTCAGCTTTTATAAAATCATTGCGTGGCTCTGATCCTGATGCAGCTTTATATTGGCTAGCCAGAATGTTAGAAGCTGGTGAAGATGCGCGTTTCATCGCCCGCCGAATGGTAATTTTAGCTTCGGAAGATATTGGAAATGCCTGTCCGACAGCTTTGGTTGTTGCTACGGCTACAGCTCAGGCGGTGGAATATGTAGGTTTACCAGAAGCACAATTGAACTTAGCTCAGGCTGCAACATATTTAGCTAGCGCACCTAAGTCAAATTCTTCATATTTGGGCTTATTAGCTGCCAAAGAAGATGTTAAAAATGAGGGAGATTTACCCGTGCCATTGCACTTACGTAATGCCTCAACAGATTTATTAAAAAAATTAAACTACGGTAAGGACTATAAATATCCGCACAACTTTGAAAATTCTCAAGTTGATCAACAGTATTTGCCTGATAAATTAAAAAATAAAAAATATTATAAATTTAAAAAATAA
- a CDS encoding presenilin family intramembrane aspartyl protease, whose amino-acid sequence MSRASSKIRLFLISVISFLLIQVLALFSGQTILEKVTTRNNQAMTLPWYTFIIYFAIGTLLIIVFIKFFKRGHFFKFLFGFMLWWGTMKFTGLFLSWEVSIALSVAGVYLYFKYQKIWLHNILLVMPIIMAGCILGFNFQPRDLMIALLILAIYDYIAVIKIKSMIKMFTSLAEKKTIMALIITDSWQNLNYRLKDLKIYLVNPDRRYSFLGTGDLAIPIIFSISVLTRYGLWGGYYVALGATAGLALCNYVLLKYNRPLPGLPFIGLGCVLGYLVYNLSILF is encoded by the coding sequence ATGTCAAGAGCGAGTTCAAAAATTAGATTATTTTTAATTAGTGTAATTTCTTTTTTATTGATTCAAGTTTTAGCTTTATTTTCTGGCCAAACGATTTTAGAAAAAGTTACTACTCGAAACAATCAAGCGATGACTTTACCTTGGTATACTTTTATAATTTATTTTGCGATTGGCACTCTTTTAATTATTGTTTTTATTAAATTTTTTAAGCGCGGACATTTTTTTAAATTTCTTTTCGGCTTTATGCTGTGGTGGGGAACAATGAAATTTACGGGGTTATTTTTATCGTGGGAAGTCAGCATTGCTTTATCGGTGGCCGGAGTTTATTTATATTTTAAATATCAAAAAATTTGGTTACATAATATTTTATTAGTTATGCCAATTATTATGGCCGGATGTATCTTGGGTTTCAATTTTCAGCCAAGAGATTTAATGATTGCTTTATTAATTTTAGCTATTTATGATTATATTGCGGTAATTAAAATTAAATCAATGATTAAAATGTTTACCAGCTTGGCGGAGAAAAAAACTATTATGGCTTTAATTATAACGGATAGCTGGCAAAATTTAAATTATCGATTAAAAGATTTAAAGATTTATTTAGTTAATCCAGATCGACGTTATTCTTTTCTAGGGACTGGTGACTTGGCAATACCAATTATTTTTAGCATTTCAGTTTTAACACGTTATGGTTTGTGGGGTGGCTATTATGTGGCGTTAGGTGCTACGGCTGGTTTAGCTTTATGCAATTATGTTTTGCTAAAATATAATCGTCCCTTGCCGGGTTTACCATTTATTGGTTTGGGCTGTGTACTGGGTTATTTGGTTTATAATTTAAGTATATTATTTTAA
- a CDS encoding epoxyqueuosine reductase QueH: protein MFKKNKPTILLHACCAGCASQVIEFLKPDFDITVYFYNPNIQPKEEYNKRLQDIRKICLIYNIKLIEGEYEIEKWLGFINGHELDVEGGERCNLCFKFRLEKTVQQAKKLGFKNFTTTLSISPHKNFSKIKEIGLDLESKYDIIFYSADFKKQDGFKKSLELSQKYNLYRQNYCGCVFSLNK, encoded by the coding sequence ATGTTTAAAAAAAACAAGCCTACAATTTTATTACATGCTTGTTGTGCTGGTTGTGCTAGTCAGGTGATTGAATTTTTAAAACCAGATTTTGACATTACGGTTTATTTTTACAATCCCAATATTCAACCCAAAGAAGAATATAATAAACGTTTGCAAGATATACGTAAAATTTGTTTGATTTACAATATTAAATTAATTGAAGGCGAATATGAGATTGAAAAATGGCTAGGTTTTATCAATGGTCATGAGCTAGATGTTGAGGGTGGAGAACGTTGTAATTTATGTTTTAAATTTAGATTAGAAAAAACAGTTCAGCAAGCCAAGAAATTGGGATTTAAAAATTTTACCACCACTTTGAGTATCAGCCCCCATAAAAATTTTTCCAAAATTAAAGAAATTGGCTTGGATTTAGAATCTAAATATGATATTATATTTTATAGTGCTGACTTTAAAAAACAAGATGGTTTTAAAAAAAGTCTTGAATTAAGTCAAAAATATAATTTATATCGTCAAAATTATTGTGGTTGTGTGTTTAGTTTAAATAAATAA
- the galE gene encoding UDP-glucose 4-epimerase GalE, protein MPKFKKILVTGGAGFIGSHVVNDLIHAQYKVVVLDNLSTGYKKLISPRAEFIKGDLRQIKFIKKALEGCEAVIHLAAHSVVPYSVKRPRFTIEQNLAGGANLLEACRKQKIKKLIFSSTASIYGEPDNVPIKEDDAKYPNHAYGASKLAFEKLLSAYYQSYNLNSIALRYFNAYGPNEMHCPETHAIPLFIQAILKQEPIQIYGDGLQIRDYVYVKDISKAHVLVLESDIKFDYFNIGSQKGTSVLNLVKTIFKVMGVETKIKYLPHRDGDVQQLIADTHKIKKVLGWQPDYTLEAGLNETADWFSQKLKI, encoded by the coding sequence ATGCCTAAGTTTAAAAAAATATTAGTTACTGGCGGAGCGGGTTTTATTGGGAGTCATGTTGTTAATGATTTAATTCACGCTCAATATAAAGTCGTGGTTTTAGATAATTTAAGCACTGGCTATAAAAAATTAATTTCACCTCGGGCCGAGTTTATTAAAGGTGATTTACGCCAAATTAAATTTATAAAAAAAGCCTTAGAAGGATGTGAAGCGGTTATTCATTTGGCCGCTCATAGTGTTGTGCCGTATTCGGTTAAGCGACCTAGATTTACTATTGAACAGAATTTAGCCGGAGGGGCAAATTTATTAGAAGCGTGCCGTAAACAAAAAATTAAAAAATTAATTTTTTCTTCCACAGCTTCTATTTATGGTGAACCAGATAATGTTCCCATTAAAGAAGATGATGCCAAATATCCCAATCACGCCTATGGTGCATCTAAATTAGCTTTTGAAAAATTATTGAGCGCTTACTATCAAAGTTATAATTTAAATAGCATTGCCTTGCGTTATTTTAATGCTTATGGCCCCAACGAGATGCATTGTCCAGAAACTCATGCAATCCCGTTATTTATCCAAGCAATTTTGAAACAAGAACCAATTCAAATTTATGGTGATGGTTTACAAATTAGAGATTATGTCTATGTGAAAGACATTAGCAAGGCACATGTTTTAGTTTTGGAATCAGATATTAAATTTGATTATTTTAATATTGGTTCGCAAAAGGGCACATCAGTTTTGAATTTAGTAAAAACTATTTTTAAGGTTATGGGCGTTGAAACTAAAATTAAATATTTACCTCATCGCGATGGCGATGTTCAGCAACTTATTGCCGATACGCATAAAATCAAAAAAGTTTTAGGTTGGCAGCCAGATTATACTTTGGAAGCGGGCCTGAACGAAACGGCTGATTGGTTTAGTCAAAAATTAAAAATTTAA
- a CDS encoding S1C family serine protease translates to MKNKKEKGQHKLKDFFLSHTTTKIEQPIKVRWGWLVLLAIILGLAGGFVGTFVFLSSKNITIPLLGEYDIEEHLPKREITIQTHEKVTVTEDIRIQDLADRLIKQQVEIYLEKASSQNLLDNFYLPIESLGRAFILSSDGWLVSHKNIFPKLEKQYNLENLDLVAVTTEKYIYHVNKILIDPLTEIVFMKIQAENLPVTMLINGEDLNPGEAILSFSQQGFLETGRLQQLNYQELKETESLVKNLKDFSEYLLVGDKFNQEFVGSAIFNLDSKILGIIDQAGRAVPVSYLKNILGQVLESGQNLDSGDELIRPWIAIDYLEFSQLAGLQNTDYVEYRDGVLIYGDPDKTTLAYTLGLRNKDIILKINNDTINNEHTFLKLINEYNSNSEVELTVVNQEQERKVKIKLGAVE, encoded by the coding sequence ATGAAAAATAAAAAAGAAAAAGGACAACATAAATTAAAAGACTTTTTTTTATCACATACTACCACCAAAATTGAACAGCCAATCAAGGTTAGATGGGGTTGGTTAGTGTTATTAGCTATAATTTTAGGTTTAGCTGGTGGTTTTGTCGGTACTTTTGTTTTTCTGTCGTCTAAAAATATTACCATCCCACTTCTAGGCGAATATGATATTGAGGAGCACTTGCCTAAACGTGAAATTACAATTCAAACTCACGAAAAAGTCACCGTAACCGAGGATATTAGAATTCAAGACTTGGCTGATCGTCTAATTAAACAACAGGTTGAAATTTATTTAGAAAAAGCATCTAGTCAAAATTTATTAGATAATTTTTATTTACCAATTGAAAGTTTGGGTCGAGCTTTTATTTTGTCTAGTGATGGTTGGTTGGTGAGTCATAAGAATATTTTTCCAAAATTAGAAAAACAGTATAATTTAGAAAATTTAGATTTAGTGGCGGTAACTACGGAAAAATATATTTACCATGTGAATAAAATTTTGATTGATCCGTTAACGGAAATAGTTTTTATGAAAATTCAGGCGGAGAATTTACCAGTTACTATGTTAATTAATGGTGAAGATTTAAATCCGGGTGAAGCTATTTTAAGTTTTAGCCAACAGGGCTTTTTGGAAACCGGTCGTTTACAACAATTAAATTATCAAGAGTTAAAAGAAACTGAATCTTTAGTTAAAAATTTAAAAGATTTTTCAGAGTATTTGTTGGTGGGTGATAAATTTAATCAAGAATTTGTTGGTTCGGCCATTTTTAATTTAGATAGTAAAATTCTGGGTATTATTGATCAGGCTGGTCGAGCTGTGCCGGTAAGTTATTTAAAAAATATTCTTGGCCAGGTTTTAGAGTCGGGTCAAAATTTAGATTCAGGAGACGAATTAATTCGACCATGGATAGCAATTGATTATTTGGAATTTTCACAGTTGGCTGGTTTACAAAACACGGATTATGTTGAATATCGTGATGGTGTTTTAATTTATGGTGATCCGGACAAGACAACATTGGCTTATACGTTAGGTTTAAGAAATAAAGACATTATTCTAAAGATTAATAATGACACAATCAACAATGAACACACTTTTCTAAAATTAATTAATGAATATAATTCTAACTCTGAAGTTGAATTAACTGTCGTTAATCAAGAGCAAGAACGCAAAGTTAAAATCAAACTCGGCGCGGTTGAATAA
- a CDS encoding HAD-IC family P-type ATPase has product MISFLNNTQRNLWHSLDIDQAFKILETSERGLKSNQAEEKIKKHGLNTLPEEKPSGSFKILLNQLKSPLVYILLIAAIVSLVLGEYIDMGVILLAVIINTVVGFAQENKAERAVYLLRKMVHHTARVMRDGREIEINSQEVVPGDIIFLEAGDKIPADARLIQENDFQVNEAALTGESVPSSKKIEILAKGTSLADRENMVYMGTVVTRGRAQAVVCQTGLESELGKITLMIKETKEEQTPLQVKLTKFSRFLSVSVSAICVLILIIGILEGENFFEMFMVSIAVAVSAIPEGLLVAITAVLAIGMQKILKHKALVKKLVAAETLGSTTVICSDKTGTLTEGKMVVAEILTASSKTKNFSAITKEKDLIFQTAVLCNDAVIENPQDDLKKWRVIGSPTETALILGATQMGLNRSELNQQQPRLKEAPFSSETKIMATLNQIDQNNFKIYVKGASEKIFDMVSYVYVNNKKIKLTSVRLKSLKKEYEKLTQKGLRVLGLAYQESKKNVLNLDKIKKEQSLVFVGFIALKDPLRPEIKETINLCQQAGIKIVIVTGDHKLTTLAIAKEIGLKVKKENVLEGADLDNLTDQEFKKKVNKIIIYSRVEPRHKLRIVDAWQAQGDVVAMTGDGVNDAPALKSADIGISLGSGTEVTKETADIILLDDNFKTIVAAIKQGRVIFDNIKKVILYLISDGSSEVVLVIGSLLLKLPLPILAVQILWINLVADGLPSIAMTFEPAEKDVMQIKPQEHSKTILDRDMKILISIIATITNVILFVLFYVLFKQGLDIQYVRTMIFATLGLDSLFYVFSCKSLRYSIFQTNIFSNWYLIGGIGIGLVMLLLAIYAPFFQMILRTVVLDFKDWLVILGLGVFEIILIEIGKYIFILKKYKKQHHQIEC; this is encoded by the coding sequence ATGATTTCTTTTTTAAACAACACACAGCGTAATTTATGGCATAGTTTAGACATTGATCAGGCTTTTAAAATTTTAGAAACCTCTGAACGTGGCCTTAAATCAAATCAAGCTGAGGAAAAAATAAAAAAACATGGTTTAAATACATTGCCAGAAGAAAAACCCTCTGGTAGTTTTAAAATTTTACTTAATCAGCTTAAAAGTCCCTTGGTTTATATTTTATTAATTGCCGCAATAGTCTCTTTGGTTTTGGGAGAATATATTGATATGGGGGTTATTTTATTGGCAGTCATTATTAATACAGTAGTGGGTTTTGCACAAGAGAATAAAGCTGAAAGAGCGGTTTATCTATTGCGTAAAATGGTTCATCACACCGCTAGAGTAATGCGCGATGGTCGAGAGATTGAAATTAATAGTCAAGAAGTGGTGCCTGGTGATATTATTTTTTTAGAGGCTGGTGACAAAATACCAGCTGATGCGCGTTTAATTCAGGAAAATGATTTTCAAGTTAATGAGGCGGCTTTAACTGGCGAATCGGTCCCTTCTAGTAAAAAAATTGAAATTTTAGCCAAGGGGACATCGTTAGCTGATAGAGAAAATATGGTTTACATGGGAACAGTCGTAACTCGAGGTCGAGCTCAAGCGGTTGTTTGTCAAACCGGCTTAGAAAGCGAGCTAGGAAAAATAACTTTAATGATTAAGGAAACTAAAGAAGAGCAAACGCCCTTGCAAGTTAAATTAACCAAGTTTAGTCGTTTTTTAAGTGTGAGCGTATCGGCTATTTGTGTTTTAATTTTAATTATCGGAATTTTAGAAGGTGAAAACTTTTTTGAAATGTTTATGGTGAGTATTGCTGTGGCGGTTTCGGCAATTCCAGAGGGTTTATTGGTAGCTATTACAGCGGTATTAGCCATTGGTATGCAAAAGATTTTAAAACATAAAGCTTTGGTTAAAAAGCTGGTTGCTGCTGAAACTTTAGGTAGCACCACAGTTATTTGTTCAGATAAAACGGGCACATTGACGGAGGGTAAAATGGTAGTAGCTGAAATTTTAACTGCTAGTTCTAAAACTAAAAATTTTTCAGCGATTACTAAAGAAAAAGATTTAATTTTTCAAACAGCCGTTTTGTGTAACGATGCGGTTATCGAAAATCCACAAGATGATTTAAAAAAATGGCGGGTAATTGGTAGTCCAACCGAGACAGCTTTAATTTTAGGTGCCACACAAATGGGCTTAAATCGATCAGAATTAAATCAACAGCAACCAAGACTCAAAGAAGCTCCTTTTTCTTCGGAGACTAAAATTATGGCGACTTTAAATCAAATAGATCAAAATAATTTTAAAATCTACGTTAAGGGTGCATCAGAGAAAATTTTTGATATGGTTAGTTACGTTTATGTTAATAATAAAAAAATTAAATTAACTAGTGTGCGTTTAAAAAGTTTAAAAAAAGAATATGAAAAATTAACTCAGAAGGGTTTGCGAGTTTTAGGCTTAGCCTATCAAGAAAGTAAAAAAAATGTTTTAAATTTAGACAAAATTAAAAAAGAACAAAGTTTAGTTTTTGTTGGATTTATTGCTTTAAAAGATCCTTTACGACCAGAAATTAAAGAAACTATTAATTTATGTCAGCAAGCTGGAATTAAAATTGTGATTGTGACTGGTGATCATAAATTAACTACCTTAGCGATTGCTAAAGAAATTGGACTTAAGGTTAAAAAAGAAAACGTTTTAGAGGGGGCTGACTTAGATAATTTAACAGATCAAGAATTTAAGAAAAAAGTTAATAAGATTATAATTTATAGTCGAGTTGAACCACGACATAAATTAAGAATTGTTGATGCCTGGCAGGCTCAAGGTGATGTTGTAGCGATGACTGGAGATGGGGTTAATGATGCGCCAGCTTTGAAATCAGCTGATATTGGTATCAGCCTTGGTTCGGGAACCGAAGTAACCAAAGAAACGGCAGACATAATTTTACTTGACGATAATTTTAAAACAATTGTGGCAGCCATCAAACAGGGTCGCGTAATTTTTGATAATATCAAAAAAGTTATTTTATATTTAATTTCTGATGGCAGTTCGGAGGTTGTTTTGGTGATTGGATCTTTGTTATTAAAATTACCCTTGCCGATTTTAGCTGTGCAAATTTTATGGATTAATTTAGTTGCTGACGGCTTGCCGAGTATTGCCATGACCTTTGAGCCAGCTGAAAAAGACGTAATGCAAATTAAACCTCAGGAACACAGTAAAACTATTTTAGATCGAGATATGAAAATTTTAATTTCAATTATTGCTACGATAACAAATGTTATTTTATTTGTTTTATTCTATGTTTTATTTAAGCAAGGATTGGATATTCAATATGTCCGCACAATGATTTTTGCTACCTTGGGTTTGGATTCTTTATTTTATGTTTTTTCTTGCAAGAGTCTGCGTTATTCGATTTTTCAAACCAATATTTTTTCTAATTGGTATTTAATCGGTGGCATTGGAATTGGATTGGTAATGCTATTGTTAGCTATTTATGCACCATTTTTTCAAATGATTTTACGAACAGTTGTTCTAGATTTCAAAGATTGGTTAGTTATTCTAGGGTTGGGTGTATTTGAAATTATCTTAATTGAGATTGGTAAGTATATTTTTATTTTAAAAAAATATAAAAAACAGCACCACCAAATCGAATGTTAA
- a CDS encoding sodium:calcium antiporter: MLIFNILIFILSCLVLVKSANFLIKAITKISAAFQINEFTLAFIVVTLATSIPELFIGVFSALDKIPTLSLGNVIGSNIVALSLIIGLSAVLARGIKTESRIIKDNTLYLVLISFLPLILSLDRNLSRLDGVTLIIFFLIYLFKLYRERRAFHKVVSSVTKKTVNKQILILMISLVCLLISSNFLVKSGLNITAIVGFKPIWFGILIIAIGTSLPELIFQTKAALRDHGDMALGNMMGSVVANITLILGITVLIQPIYFENFYSYILSLSFMILVVVIFDILMQTKNKLSWKEGIVLIFIYIIFVIFQLFFNVTI; the protein is encoded by the coding sequence ATGTTAATTTTCAATATTTTAATTTTTATTTTAAGTTGTTTAGTACTAGTCAAAAGTGCTAATTTTTTAATTAAAGCTATAACTAAAATTTCAGCTGCTTTTCAAATTAATGAATTTACCCTCGCCTTTATTGTCGTTACTCTAGCTACTTCTATCCCAGAATTATTTATTGGTGTTTTTTCGGCTTTAGATAAAATTCCAACTCTATCTTTGGGTAATGTGATTGGTTCAAATATTGTGGCTTTAAGTTTAATTATTGGTTTAAGTGCGGTTCTGGCGCGTGGCATTAAAACAGAAAGTCGTATTATTAAAGACAATACTTTATATTTAGTGTTGATTAGTTTTTTACCATTAATATTAAGTTTAGATCGTAATTTATCACGACTTGATGGGGTGACTTTAATTATTTTCTTTTTAATTTATTTGTTTAAATTATATCGTGAGCGGCGTGCCTTTCATAAAGTTGTTTCTAGTGTTACTAAAAAAACAGTCAATAAGCAAATTTTAATTTTAATGATCAGTTTGGTTTGTCTATTAATAAGTTCTAATTTTTTAGTTAAATCGGGTTTAAATATAACAGCAATAGTGGGCTTCAAACCAATTTGGTTTGGAATTCTAATTATAGCTATTGGGACTTCTTTACCAGAATTAATTTTTCAGACCAAAGCGGCTTTAAGGGATCATGGCGATATGGCCCTAGGTAATATGATGGGTAGTGTGGTAGCGAATATAACTTTAATTTTAGGAATAACAGTTTTAATCCAACCAATTTATTTTGAAAATTTTTATAGTTATATTCTGAGTCTAAGTTTTATGATTTTAGTTGTGGTTATTTTTGATATTTTAATGCAAACCAAAAATAAGCTTTCTTGGAAAGAGGGGATAGTCTTGATTTTTATTTATATAATTTTTGTTATTTTTCAATTATTTTTTAATGTAACAATTTAA